CATGACAGAGCACGTGACAATACAGCATCCATTCCATTAAGCTTTCAGTCGAGagtttccatgaaaaaaaagacatttcagtAGAATAGGGACGCAGCAGGTGAATACTGAAATGCATCTTTGGAGTTCAAGTTGATTTTGAAGTTGGAAAGTCAGTTAGGGACATGGACTCGTGTTTAAGTTTTGTTAAATTTAATTGTGAgcattttgttttaattgtttttttttctgtttttctgtttttctttttctttctttctttttcccaaaaggttaGCGCAGCCACTTACTTGATTACTGAAATCTAGTCTTGTGTCTTGTGAAAGTGTCAATGtctgtgtatgattttttttttttttttgggtgtcgcTGTTAATGTCTATTATACAGAAAATACTGTCCTGTGGAAGATATTTCTTTAATCAGTTATTCATTTCATTCACATTTTCGTTACTGATTTATACACGATTTCGAGTGTCGGTATCTTATCTATAAAAAAACACTGTTCTTTTGGAACTATGTCTTTATTCAGTAATGTGTTCTTATTCTGTACTTTCGTCATTAACTTGTGCACCTGCATTTCAGCGGCGAGGAAACCCAAGCGCAAGTCACGGGCGTCCTACTGCGTCCCTTCCTCCCCCGGGGCCTGGAGAGCCGCCTCGGGTTCCGGCGGCAGCACGCGGCATCCCACCACAGCCGCCGCCCGCTCTCCGACCCGGGGGTGGCCCTGCAGCTGCCTCGGTACCCGCCGCCCTTCACCGAGGCCTACTTACCTCCCATGGCTTACCAGGAGGCCTTCCCGCGCTACATGTGGGGCCCTCCTCCGCCGTACTCCCAGCCCACATCATCTGAAAACCTAACCATGCAGATGTCCCCCCATCATCACCCCAACTCGCCCACGTCCCCGACAGCGCTTCAGGGTCTCGTGGCGCAGGCGATTAGGGCCTCGCCCGCTCACCGGCCGCCCACCCTGGCCGACCTGATGCACGGGCCGGCCAGCCCCACCAGCAACACGCTCTCCTCCCCCAGTGACGACTCGGAGGTCCTCAGCTCCCCGGCGCAGAACCAGCGCCCGGGACGCAGTCGGCACAAGGGCGGCACGGCGGATCAGGGAGGCACTCTGGGCGGCTCCAGCTCCCTCCCATCTCGCCATCGCACGAGAAGGCTGCCCTTGGGACACGTCAAGTCACTCGGAGATGTGAATGAACACAAACACGACGAGCCTCTTGAAGTTCTGTTTTGTGATGGCAAAGACATTACACCGCTTGATAAGTTCCACACTCAGGCGGACGTTCAGCGCGAGGGGTACCGTAGCAAGCACATTAAGAGCATTAGTGATCCTAAAGTGGTTTACACAAGTGGGAAAATGGAACAAGAATCTGAACTGTATTTTGCTGATGTGTCTTCTTGTGTTTCCGTAAGACAAGATGGTGATGAAACTTTATATTACTCAGAACCAACCAGTTCAGCAAGTCAGAACACACCTTCTCCGAGTGATAAAGACATTTTGGACGCCTCTGTAAATCACACATACGAACAGGTccgtgaaaaagatgatgatagctCTCATCACGCCTCTGACGATACTATGATCGTCCACACATCTTCGTCAGACCATAGCCTTGCTGCAGAAACCGAGAACACCTACAGTGTTGTATCTCCCCTCACAGACATGTCCAGTACTTCACCCATGATTACTGACACAGATGCCTATTCATGTTACACTCCCACTACGTCAGGTCCCTCTCCTTCGACACCAAGCCAGAGGGAGATGACACCCACAACCCCTCAGTCAACTTTCAACCATAATTTAACCCTCCATCCACTCAGGCAACTACATCCTCTACACCCTCTCCACCCAGTCCACCATATCCACCACATACACCCAGGAGGAAGGACTCACGTTAATGACAACGATCTGCCACAGTCAGCGGAGCCTGATGGCGATCAGGAGGTGGAGCACTGTTATGAAACTCTCCCCGGGTGTGAGGCGGATTCCGCTAGTACGCCAGTGACCTCGACCTCCATGGAGACTCAGCAGGAAGCCTCGCCAATGACAGACGCATCAGACCTTAACGGCAACGTTACCCTCACAGAAGCTATTGTTCACATGGGGCCTTCTCTTACCGATAGCGCAATTCCTAGCTTACCGAGTGCTTCGAGACCTTCCAGGGCTAACTTGTCACTGCCTCTTCGTCGTGTCCTTTCCTCCTCAAATGCCCACACGGAAGAAGTCGCCGAAGACACCCCTACTCCCGATACCGAGATGCTTTCTCTGGAGCAAGGGCGGAGTGCAGGGGGCCGGCGCTCGGGAGGCGTCGAGAGGATGTCATATCATAGTTCGGAGCCAAACACACCGGCGGAACGGAGAATACACTCTGTCCAGGACCTTTTGCTGACTCTAAAATCTGTGAATGTTTAAAGGATAGAGAGTAAGCTCAGTAGTATTTATTAAGTTACATATTGCAATGTTCATGTCTTTTTTTCGAGAAAAGTTCCATTATATTAAGTGTTGGAAACTATGATGGATTCACAAGTTCAAAAGATTATCGTTTTCCAGATATAAGCAAGGCAAGACTATACGGATTCAAAATATGATTGAACATCTATGCAATTCATGTGTTCCACTTCTTGACTGCATGTGCAACATTTGGAACACTtgagtgtgggaaaaaaaatccagattctTAGATTTCTTAGGGTCTCACAATATTACCTGAAATGACAATTAGAATATATTttccatacacgtacacatacatgcaactTGAAGTCAGAAGCACAGTATAATTATGGGCGAATCAGGTGCAAAGCATGTTATTCCAATTTACaataacattttatgataatttaaagttttttctcATTTCGTAAAATGCGCTATATTCTACGTTTCAGTTGTACTTGTTTGAATTGTGCAAGCAGACATTAAATGTAGCTTTTCACAGTCTCAAAAGACGGGCGTTATTGATGTAGATTTGAAACAAATGATAGCAATGCTTCTTCCATCTTTTTCAGACAGTTAAATCTAGAGTAGCTCAGGAACTTCACATGATATTATTGCTGTTCAGATTACATTCACTACCACTAAGGGAGATTGTATGTGTCGGCATAGTCTTTTTGGGCAGGAATCAGCACAGGCTGTTAACTAGATTGTGATACTCGTGAAGAAAAATTCTGTAGTGCTGTATAATAAACCATTTAATAATGCAGATGCTTTGCAACAACAGGCACTGGCAGGAGAGTATACACCAAAGTTCGTTTATATATTTGGttcaacaaaaaactttttttttcagaaataggGCAAATCTGTTgtaggtgtgggagggggggggaataggaagcacatattagaaaaaaatataatctggAGAATTGTGTTCTAAGAGCACCTTTGTGTATTGTCAGTAAACTGTCTTATGATGTGcaatatattactttaaaatagaGAAATTAGGAATTTCCATATAAGATTAAAAACGGTAGTAAAAGTGCTGTCTGTAATTAGAAACTGAGATGGAGCTAGTCAGATTTTGGTATTACTAGGAGAGTTACTACTGCAGATGTAGGGATGATGATGTTactgttttttctatatattctggtaaaaaaaatatatatacacaaactttcAAAAATTGCAATGCTTTGAATTGAATTCTGATGCGCATTTTAATATCACCCGAGGCATTAGTTGGACAGTGATATGCAATATAATAGAGTAGGTAATTTGCAATAGTATAACATCCCAATACCTGGTATTATGTAGAAATAAAATCAGTATCATAATAATTCTCTGATTTGTGTCATTGATTAAATAAATGTGCCAGAAAACTTGTATGTCACATGCACTGTGTTTACGAAGCCAGGGAATGATAAATTTAAACTCCCGTTCAAACTATTCCGAGCACAAGTAGAGGCACATGTAGGAAAAAATGTCTTGAATATAAACTCCTACCCGAATATTTGATTCTGAGAAGGTACGATTACGTAGCAATTCATATATGGTAAAACGAGCTTTATTTTGCTTGCGGATGATACTTTTGATTCCTTGaaatatttcagtttttaaaaacgggggtaaaaaaaaatcagaagaagaaTTTTTATACTGCAGGTGATGGAAGAAAAGTCTTTGCTAATGACATACACACAataggattataataatgatgctgccTGTCTGTATATTTGACAGCATTGCTATATGCACAGTGCTATCTTGTTGTTATAAATTTACTTGTATTATCAAGTTTTGTTCAAGCTTATATCTTTGTGGCaaagattattgttgttattagtcttgttactttaattattgttgttattttattataatgtttaatttttttttttttttatttttaattatcatcattagtattattattgttattgttgttattatcattattattattactcattattacttattattactcttattattattactattaatactattattactattatgactattattagtagtatcattattatcattatcattatcattattgtatctatTGCTGGAACTATTatttattagaagaaaaaaatttgtgaTATTCTGTAGTCGATATCCACAAACGCAAGCCAGTGCAGAACAAGATCTTGCAACTGCTTTTTATAatgacattttattattattattattattattattattattattattattattataacttgtaAGGGCATTACCATAACTTCTGTTGATTTTGAAAATTATGTGTTGAATTCAGTTGCTCTAGTTAGGAGTGTCATagttgtcatacatacatacatacatggacaccTACAtgcacaggcagacacacacaaacacaaacacaaacacacacacacacactcacactcacactcacactcacactcacactcacactcacactcacactcacactcacacacacacacacacacacacacacacacacacacacacacacacacacacacacacacacacacacacacacacacacacacacacacaaggaaacatATGTAAGTCATTCTTTATAATGATAAAGCTTTATTTACAGCAAGGGAAATTCAGAAAGATTGATTCATCATGATATTTCATGAGGATAAATGCATAACGAAGGTACTATTGATTATCAACTTTTCTCTTTTAGAACAATTTAGAATatctttttaactaatttatataCTTctacaagtcaaaaaaaaaaataaagcagaacaAAAACCCTAGTAGAAAATAGCacacaaaaaattcaaaacagGATACCAAGATAATGAAATTCAAGATCCTCGAAGGGAAAGTTGTCGTCAGTTTCACAATGAACTGTTTGCTAAGGCATATGGGATGCAAGTGTACCTCTGCTTTTGTACCTTTTTGGGGTAAAGAAACTTGTAAAGCAAAGTCATGCTATTGCCTTGgacatgtgtttttatatatatatatatatatatatatatatatatatatatatatatatatatatatatatatatatatatacacatgtacatgtacatgtgtatgtatatatatatatatatatatatatatatatatatatatatatattatatatatatatgtatatatatatatatatatatatatatatatgtatatatgtatatgtatatgtgtatagtatatgtatatatgatatgtatatatgatattgtatatattaatatatatatgtataatatacatatatgttatatatatagtaatatatatatatgtatatatatatgtatattatatatacatatataaatatattatatatatattttatataatagttatatataaaattttatataaaatatatatataatatatatatatattatatattatatatatatattatatatataattatatatatatatattaaatatatatatatatatatattatatatatattatatataatatatatgtatgtatatatatatatatatatatatatatatatatatatatatatatatatatatagagagagagagagagagagagagagaggagagagagagagagagagagagagaagagagacgagaggagagagagagagcgagagagagatattatatatatattatatataataaatatatctattgtagtagtatataatagatatatatatatattatatatatattattatatatatataaaatatatataattatacatatatatatataatataatatgtatagatatattaaatatataatattatatataattatcatctatttatatatatatatatatataatatatatatatatatatatatatatctatatatataatgtatgtatgtgtgtgtggtgtgtgtatatatataatatatatatatatatataatatatatatatatatatatattatatatttatacacatatatttatacacatatatttatacacatatatttatacacacacagacacacacacacacacacagacacacacacacacacacacacagacacacacacacacacacaccacacacacacacacacacacacacacacacacacacacacacacacactgtacacacacacacactgtacacacacacacacatatatacatacacacactgtatacacatacatacgtatatacatacacacacatatatatatattatatgtgtatatatacatattatttatgtatttatatatattatatatatataggtatgtatgtatgtatatatatacacatatacacacatacatgcacacatgaatatacacacgtgtatat
The genomic region above belongs to Penaeus monodon isolate SGIC_2016 chromosome 16, NSTDA_Pmon_1, whole genome shotgun sequence and contains:
- the LOC119582917 gene encoding uncharacterized protein LOC119582917, whose amino-acid sequence is MGKVGALERGEQLAEKLWKWTPRCDGQWTSVVWSRESCYLVASDSGLILTGLLVLCFIRRKNRFSYLIKLSGCLCLVCAVLCVVVTVTTTVLHMNRLQTLQECEFFPHSQSCTCTPYTGVLDPTQDVRYVFSLVSNGINCDVIHGPLYSCLRALFGLSVIGILVSIFSCMLVYQLLSHEKKKMYWEQLEQRRRLLYRRAQPPNACSCCDEYGFVPPSEVYPWGLWDTLDERYWAGGQFFPPAGEDSSNASRSVLLGTASPQGQGPLWLPWGGAWGAHGAAAQQTQAATPGEGNAATSAENNQGGEETQAQVTGVLLRPFLPRGLESRLGFRRQHAASHHSRRPLSDPGVALQLPRYPPPFTEAYLPPMAYQEAFPRYMWGPPPPYSQPTSSENLTMQMSPHHHPNSPTSPTALQGLVAQAIRASPAHRPPTLADLMHGPASPTSNTLSSPSDDSEVLSSPAQNQRPGRSRHKGGTADQGGTLGGSSSLPSRHRTRRLPLGHVKSLGDVNEHKHDEPLEVLFCDGKDITPLDKFHTQADVQREGYRSKHIKSISDPKVVYTSGKMEQESELYFADVSSCVSVRQDGDETLYYSEPTSSASQNTPSPSDKDILDASVNHTYEQVREKDDDSSHHASDDTMIVHTSSSDHSLAAETENTYSVVSPLTDMSSTSPMITDTDAYSCYTPTTSGPSPSTPSQREMTPTTPQSTFNHNLTLHPLRQLHPLHPLHPVHHIHHIHPGGRTHVNDNDLPQSAEPDGDQEVEHCYETLPGCEADSASTPVTSTSMETQQEASPMTDASDLNGNVTLTEAIVHMGPSLTDSAIPSLPSASRPSRANLSLPLRRVLSSSNAHTEEVAEDTPTPDTEMLSLEQGRSAGGRRSGGVERMSYHSSEPNTPAERRIHSVQDLLLTLKSVNV